One window from the genome of Sulfodiicoccus acidiphilus encodes:
- a CDS encoding DEAD/DEAH box helicase family protein has product MLDRARQVVGSGKVLALQAPTGSGKTIFALLVALNVTGKALFLVRTHNQFYPVYRESKRLGKSFGFVVGKPNVCPFSSGDVESIDIDCRRCEINLATGVEFGEQPASLVSKLRQEGLANGFCPYHSLLFSSKSTEVVAMTYPYLFLPWLRESLDFNLEEYVVIIDEAHNLDTISDLGERRLSRATLSSAMSQATSELVRNILSKLQHKLSALPEVGERYLLINDPPTLEADELELLQDEYEALRAKMTEQRKIGRNHLGSVLRFFLSLREPGRKVFLNGGSLVSKNPDPAFQLDVLNQKTLPLILMSGTLPL; this is encoded by the coding sequence CTGCTCGATAGGGCGCGGCAAGTAGTTGGTAGCGGAAAAGTCCTGGCTCTGCAGGCCCCCACGGGGAGTGGAAAGACCATCTTCGCTTTGTTGGTCGCTTTGAATGTAACTGGGAAAGCACTATTCTTAGTAAGGACTCACAATCAGTTCTACCCAGTCTATCGCGAATCCAAACGACTAGGCAAATCGTTTGGATTCGTGGTGGGTAAGCCTAACGTGTGTCCGTTCTCCTCTGGTGACGTTGAATCCATCGATATAGATTGCAGAAGGTGTGAGATAAATTTGGCAACAGGTGTGGAGTTCGGCGAGCAGCCTGCCTCCTTGGTAAGTAAATTGAGGCAAGAGGGGCTAGCCAATGGTTTCTGCCCGTATCACTCTCTGCTCTTTTCGTCCAAATCCACGGAAGTGGTGGCTATGACATACCCTTATCTCTTTCTTCCTTGGCTTCGAGAGAGCCTAGATTTCAACCTAGAGGAATACGTTGTAATAATCGATGAGGCCCACAATTTGGACACCATATCGGACTTAGGTGAGAGGAGACTGTCCAGAGCCACGTTGTCCTCGGCAATGTCCCAAGCGACGAGTGAGTTGGTTAGAAACATACTCTCTAAACTTCAGCACAAGCTTTCTGCCCTGCCCGAGGTGGGTGAAAGGTATCTCTTGATTAACGATCCCCCTACTTTGGAAGCAGATGAACTGGAACTCCTTCAAGACGAGTATGAAGCACTCAGAGCCAAAATGACGGAGCAACGAAAAATAGGAAGAAATCATTTAGGCTCAGTTCTTAGATTCTTCCTATCGCTAAGGGAGCCGGGGAGGAAGGTGTTTCTCAATGGAGGGAGTTTGGTATCTAAGAACCCAGACCCCGCCTTCCAGCTCGACGTACTCAACCAGAAAACCCTACCACTCATCCTCATGTCTGGTACACTTCCCCTCTGA
- a CDS encoding helicase C-terminal domain-containing protein, with amino-acid sequence MPTTVQGKREWLLAKDVTTSFQKRSDVMWGKYASYLMRIYHVSRANVLALVPSYEVLRKVLGRLKGINVLPEDSRTSMEDLSRAAENGKVLILAVNRGKLSEGIELTNGGRSLISDVALVGIPFPSPDDYSKLRAEAIAARTGVANEELLVRIPALIAVKQAIGRALRNPGDSVTVWLLDKRYDSPWWKARLGAFNPRKIVL; translated from the coding sequence TTGCCCACTACAGTGCAAGGCAAGAGAGAGTGGCTGCTGGCTAAGGACGTCACTACCTCTTTTCAAAAGAGAAGCGATGTGATGTGGGGAAAATACGCTTCTTACCTGATGCGTATATATCATGTATCTCGGGCCAATGTACTGGCCCTAGTCCCAAGTTACGAGGTACTAAGGAAGGTTCTTGGAAGGCTTAAGGGAATTAACGTCCTGCCAGAGGACTCCAGGACATCTATGGAGGACCTGTCACGGGCAGCCGAGAATGGAAAAGTCCTCATCCTAGCGGTCAACAGGGGAAAACTGTCTGAGGGAATAGAGCTAACAAACGGAGGAAGGAGTCTGATAAGTGACGTCGCTCTAGTCGGAATACCCTTTCCTTCCCCTGACGACTACAGTAAGTTACGTGCTGAAGCAATAGCGGCGAGAACAGGAGTCGCTAATGAGGAACTATTGGTCAGGATACCTGCTCTGATAGCAGTGAAGCAAGCCATCGGTAGGGCGTTGAGGAATCCAGGAGATTCTGTCACTGTATGGTTACTTGATAAGAGGTATGACTCACCCTGGTGGAAAGCTAGACTAGGAGCCTTCAATCCGAGGAAGATAGTATTATAA
- a CDS encoding thioredoxin family protein — protein sequence MEVEIFVHRNCTECAILLDFLKVEGLIDRVKIVDTEKYPFEALQRGVLSTPSIFIDGKLKYAGKVDLQEFKEILKGDVKGNNKASDPVEELMIGVVNSFAVTAWLYLHRNFEALLDQREFVQAVSGVGDDQRLYDELIERVRSKGEELLKKWEERMLRNIASNFVRELFWLYGRKLSWAEIESKYPLEVFAHWLMLRGGAVGRVGLSIIPLSNREALSRIRMAYNYLNSHCDELWDKVMKEQWELMGTVHV from the coding sequence GTGGAAGTGGAAATCTTCGTTCATAGGAACTGCACCGAGTGTGCCATTTTGCTTGACTTCCTGAAGGTAGAGGGACTAATAGATAGAGTGAAAATAGTAGATACTGAGAAATATCCCTTCGAAGCCCTGCAGCGGGGAGTTCTATCTACTCCATCCATTTTTATTGACGGAAAACTGAAGTACGCAGGCAAGGTCGATCTGCAGGAGTTTAAGGAAATCCTGAAGGGAGACGTGAAGGGGAACAACAAAGCCTCGGATCCTGTTGAGGAACTCATGATCGGAGTTGTGAACTCCTTCGCAGTGACTGCCTGGCTCTACTTACATAGGAACTTCGAGGCCCTCTTAGACCAAAGGGAATTCGTCCAGGCGGTGAGTGGAGTGGGAGATGATCAGAGGCTTTACGACGAGCTAATTGAGCGTGTCAGGTCTAAAGGGGAAGAGTTGCTGAAAAAATGGGAAGAAAGGATGTTGAGGAATATCGCTTCAAACTTTGTGAGAGAGTTGTTCTGGCTATATGGTAGGAAACTCTCTTGGGCCGAGATCGAGTCTAAGTATCCTTTAGAGGTATTCGCTCATTGGCTAATGTTAAGAGGAGGAGCAGTTGGCAGAGTTGGACTAAGTATAATTCCCTTATCAAACCGCGAAGCCTTATCTAGAATCAGAATGGCTTACAATTACCTTAATTCCCATTGCGACGAACTTTGGGACAAAGTTATGAAGGAGCAATGGGAGCTTATGGGAACTGTCCACGTTTAA
- a CDS encoding redox-regulated ATPase YchF: MIEVGIVGKTNVGKSTFFSAATLLEVQMENRPFVTLEPNVGVGAVRTRCVHNELGVKCSPSNSACIEGERMIPVKLIDVPGLIPGAHEGRGLGNKFLDELRRADVLIHIIDASGSTNEEGISVSPGSSDPLREVEFIREEIDQWFLSIVSKDWQKFSRTADSSGREEVESLLGKLSGISVSRSDVLRALRETKLEQLKFTQWSEEDLKNFSTKLREISIPMIIAANKADIPESKVMIERLKAKYKHVVPVSAQSELALRKAAKAGLVKYLPGDSSFTVVGNLSQRQREALQYIEERVLEIYGNTGVQQAINEAVFGALNMIVVYPVEDERKFTDKNGRVLPDAFLLPEGSGPKDLANEVHTELAKGFLYAVDAKRKVKIGEDYKLKNGDVIKIVSTTARP, from the coding sequence ATGATAGAGGTCGGTATAGTAGGTAAAACCAATGTGGGGAAGAGCACATTCTTCTCTGCAGCGACCCTGTTGGAAGTACAGATGGAGAACAGGCCCTTCGTAACCTTAGAGCCTAACGTGGGAGTTGGAGCGGTGAGGACAAGATGTGTGCACAACGAGTTGGGAGTCAAGTGCTCTCCTTCTAACTCAGCTTGCATAGAAGGGGAGAGAATGATCCCAGTTAAACTAATCGATGTGCCTGGACTAATACCAGGGGCCCATGAAGGGAGGGGACTGGGGAATAAATTCCTCGACGAGTTAAGGAGGGCAGATGTATTGATTCACATAATAGACGCCAGCGGTTCCACTAACGAGGAGGGAATATCGGTCTCGCCAGGTTCTTCCGACCCTCTGAGAGAAGTGGAGTTCATTAGAGAAGAAATAGACCAATGGTTTCTTTCAATAGTATCTAAAGATTGGCAGAAGTTCTCCAGGACTGCCGATTCGAGTGGAAGAGAGGAGGTGGAGTCTTTACTAGGAAAACTGTCCGGGATATCCGTATCCCGTTCGGACGTATTAAGGGCCTTGCGGGAGACCAAATTAGAGCAGCTCAAGTTCACCCAATGGTCTGAGGAAGATTTGAAGAATTTCTCCACCAAGCTCAGGGAGATTTCCATACCAATGATTATAGCTGCGAACAAGGCAGATATCCCTGAGAGTAAGGTAATGATCGAGAGGCTCAAGGCAAAGTACAAACACGTTGTTCCAGTTTCTGCTCAGTCAGAGCTTGCCCTCAGGAAGGCTGCTAAAGCTGGTTTAGTGAAGTACCTCCCAGGGGATTCATCGTTCACAGTTGTAGGTAACCTCTCTCAGAGACAAAGAGAGGCTCTACAATACATAGAGGAAAGGGTGCTCGAGATATATGGCAACACCGGAGTTCAACAGGCGATCAATGAGGCAGTTTTTGGAGCGTTGAATATGATTGTAGTGTATCCAGTTGAGGACGAGAGAAAGTTCACCGATAAAAACGGCAGAGTACTGCCAGATGCATTCCTTCTCCCTGAGGGAAGTGGACCTAAGGATTTAGCAAACGAAGTACACACGGAACTAGCCAAGGGCTTCCTCTATGCCGTAGATGCAAAGAGGAAAGTGAAAATCGGAGAGGATTATAAGCTGAAAAACGGTGACGTTATAAAGATAGTCTCGACCACGGCTAGACCTTAG
- a CDS encoding 50S ribosomal protein L15e, translating to MVSSAYSFMESMRKTEEYSKLIKARLVQWRQDETVKRIEKPTRLGRARALGYKAKQGYVVVRVKVSKGGLNKERPNKGRRPKRMGVYGFSPAKSHRWIAEERAARKFPNLEVLGSYYVAEDGQHKYYEVVMVDPSHPAIINTEELKWLTNSVNRRRVFRGLTSPGKKSRGLRKSRGLKGTVIHKMKRKQKEREQRARHEASKYYRLDTYTRVPGK from the coding sequence GTGGTATCAAGCGCTTACTCTTTCATGGAGTCCATGAGGAAGACGGAGGAGTACTCCAAGCTAATTAAGGCAAGGCTAGTGCAGTGGCGCCAAGACGAAACCGTGAAAAGGATCGAAAAACCCACAAGACTAGGGAGGGCCAGAGCCTTAGGGTATAAGGCGAAGCAGGGTTACGTAGTAGTTCGAGTGAAGGTATCTAAGGGAGGACTAAATAAGGAAAGGCCAAACAAGGGGAGGAGACCTAAGAGGATGGGAGTTTACGGCTTCTCGCCAGCCAAGAGCCATAGATGGATCGCCGAGGAAAGGGCAGCCCGAAAGTTCCCAAACCTCGAGGTTCTGGGGAGTTATTACGTTGCCGAGGATGGGCAACATAAGTATTACGAGGTTGTTATGGTTGATCCCTCACATCCAGCCATCATTAACACAGAAGAGCTGAAGTGGTTGACTAATAGCGTCAACAGGAGGAGGGTGTTCAGGGGTCTGACCTCACCGGGAAAGAAGTCTCGAGGACTCAGGAAGTCTCGAGGTCTCAAAGGAACTGTGATCCATAAGATGAAGAGGAAGCAGAAGGAGAGGGAGCAGAGAGCGAGACACGAAGCCTCCAAGTACTATAGGTTGGACACCTATACAAGAGTGCCTGGAAAGTGA
- a CDS encoding RNA-binding domain-containing protein — MKVNSVTLSVFVHETEDEGKIDSSLRSFFSPYLGDLTPTTSKVEGHFGDSLVIYKYYWKGKGAKEVFHYLITSLPDLDRAALRKSLNAHIQGSKLHFRLDKQIMVLHRRVRLSQGDDVIKVVVSFSAFNSKELEEVLSGGSS, encoded by the coding sequence ATGAAGGTAAACTCAGTAACGTTAAGCGTTTTCGTCCATGAAACCGAGGACGAGGGAAAGATAGATTCTTCCCTCCGTTCCTTCTTTTCCCCCTATTTGGGGGACCTCACACCGACGACAAGTAAAGTGGAGGGACACTTTGGGGACTCCTTAGTCATTTACAAATATTATTGGAAGGGTAAAGGAGCAAAGGAAGTTTTCCATTACCTGATAACCTCCCTACCCGATCTAGATAGAGCCGCCCTGAGGAAGTCCCTTAACGCCCACATCCAGGGTTCGAAACTACACTTCCGTCTCGACAAACAGATCATGGTTCTTCATCGCAGAGTTAGGCTCTCACAAGGAGATGACGTGATTAAGGTGGTGGTCTCCTTCTCAGCATTCAACTCCAAGGAGCTCGAGGAGGTGCTATCTGGTGGAAGTAGTTGA
- a CDS encoding Rpp14/Pop5 family protein, protein MILRSRRPSRTTYTLKLSNKKRYIVFQLITQGKFTQRDLEEALREAVKDFMGSVWLSLANPRLIFFDPERMEGVISTNREGYKVVIASTSRLKHVKDQELLLIPLRTTGSLKKAKKLIGSR, encoded by the coding sequence GTGATCCTGAGGAGTCGGCGCCCTAGCCGTACAACCTATACCCTCAAACTCTCTAACAAAAAAAGGTATATAGTCTTCCAACTTATAACGCAGGGCAAGTTCACGCAAAGAGATCTAGAGGAAGCTCTCAGGGAAGCAGTGAAGGACTTTATGGGAAGCGTATGGCTCAGCTTGGCCAACCCCCGGCTTATCTTTTTCGATCCAGAGCGCATGGAAGGGGTGATATCCACTAATCGTGAGGGCTACAAAGTTGTCATCGCTAGTACGTCTAGACTTAAACACGTCAAAGATCAAGAGCTTCTGCTGATTCCGCTTAGGACAACAGGAAGCTTAAAAAAGGCTAAGAAGCTTATCGGGAGCAGATGA
- the psmA gene encoding archaeal proteasome endopeptidase complex subunit alpha, whose product MAFGPAAMGYDRAITIFSPDGSLYQVDYAFEAVKKGWTTIGVKSKEAVAIIVEKRKVTPLLDVNNIEKVFLIDEHVGCSFAGLASDGRILVDYARNVALQHRLVYDEPVNIDYLTKTISDLKQAYTQHGGVRPFGVAMIIAGIDKGQPKLLMTEPSGQFMPYFAVGIGSGSYPATEYLEKNYKEDMTVEETVLTGLRALNYTFKGGEKLSSSLVDIGVGSRQTGSFRKLSQEEKETFIKKLG is encoded by the coding sequence ATGGCATTTGGTCCTGCAGCAATGGGATACGACAGGGCTATCACGATTTTTTCACCCGACGGTTCGTTGTACCAAGTAGATTACGCCTTTGAGGCAGTTAAGAAAGGCTGGACTACGATTGGAGTAAAATCTAAGGAGGCGGTCGCAATAATAGTGGAGAAAAGGAAGGTCACCCCTTTGCTCGATGTAAATAACATAGAGAAAGTTTTCCTCATAGATGAGCACGTGGGTTGTAGCTTTGCTGGATTAGCGTCTGATGGAAGAATCTTAGTAGATTACGCTAGGAATGTCGCTCTTCAGCACAGATTAGTATACGACGAACCGGTTAACATAGACTACTTGACCAAGACCATATCGGATCTGAAACAGGCGTACACACAGCATGGCGGAGTGAGACCCTTCGGTGTCGCTATGATAATAGCTGGCATAGATAAGGGGCAGCCCAAACTACTGATGACGGAGCCTAGCGGGCAGTTCATGCCTTATTTCGCCGTCGGAATAGGCTCAGGTAGCTATCCAGCTACTGAGTACTTGGAGAAGAACTACAAGGAAGATATGACGGTAGAAGAGACTGTGCTCACCGGCTTGAGGGCACTCAACTACACCTTCAAGGGGGGCGAGAAACTTTCCTCATCGCTTGTGGACATTGGAGTAGGCTCAAGGCAGACGGGTTCTTTCAGAAAGCTCTCGCAGGAAGAAAAAGAGACATTCATAAAGAAGCTTGGGTGA
- a CDS encoding ribosome assembly factor SBDS — translation MPKENYVVVKYESHGERFEVLAKPKEVSDLKEGKSISLSDVVVSDIIYKDARKGLKASPASMKKVFGTTDFETVAREILIKGEIPLTADQRKEILESKRKQLVTFISRNCIDPKTKLPIPPTRIESAMEAAKVHVDPNKDVESQAIQIVRELAKVMPIKLAKALVELRVPSAYAAKVKSQLPSMGEVKKTNWLADGSLTAEMEIPAGAQGELIDKINSLTKGEAEVRIAEVR, via the coding sequence ATGCCAAAGGAGAACTATGTTGTGGTCAAATACGAGAGTCACGGAGAGAGGTTCGAGGTGTTGGCCAAGCCTAAGGAAGTGTCAGATCTGAAAGAGGGGAAGAGCATCTCTTTGTCCGACGTGGTGGTATCAGACATCATTTACAAGGACGCTCGAAAGGGGTTGAAAGCCTCGCCCGCTTCTATGAAGAAGGTCTTTGGAACAACAGACTTTGAGACAGTAGCTAGGGAGATCCTCATCAAGGGTGAGATTCCCTTGACTGCTGATCAGAGGAAGGAGATCTTAGAGTCCAAAAGAAAGCAACTAGTGACGTTCATCTCTAGAAACTGCATTGATCCAAAGACAAAGTTACCTATTCCTCCCACGAGGATAGAGAGTGCCATGGAGGCCGCAAAGGTGCATGTAGATCCCAATAAGGACGTTGAGTCCCAGGCCATTCAGATAGTCAGGGAACTCGCGAAAGTGATGCCAATAAAGTTGGCCAAAGCACTTGTTGAACTGAGAGTCCCTTCAGCTTACGCGGCCAAAGTGAAATCTCAACTGCCCTCAATGGGAGAAGTGAAGAAAACTAACTGGCTGGCTGACGGGAGTCTCACCGCGGAGATGGAGATACCCGCCGGAGCTCAGGGAGAGCTGATAGACAAGATCAATTCATTAACTAAGGGAGAGGCGGAGGTCAGAATTGCAGAGGTGAGATGA
- the rrp41 gene encoding exosome complex exonuclease Rrp41 — protein sequence MQVQKPRLILEDGKRTDGRRPDEMRPVKMEVGVLKNANGSAIVEMGRTKVLTAVYGPREMHPRHLALPDRAVLRVRYHMTPFSTDERKNPALSRREIEISKVIREALEASILVETFPRTTIDVFSEVLQADAGTRLVALMSASLAVADAGIPMRDLIAGVAVGKADGTLVLDLNEEEDMWGEADMPIAMMPSLSQVALLQLNGSLSGGEFRAALQMASKGIDELYRMEKEALMSKYSAYKEVN from the coding sequence TTGCAGGTCCAGAAGCCAAGGCTAATCCTTGAAGATGGGAAGAGGACGGATGGTCGTAGACCTGACGAGATGCGGCCTGTGAAGATGGAGGTGGGAGTACTAAAGAACGCCAACGGATCGGCAATAGTCGAAATGGGTAGGACTAAGGTGTTGACTGCCGTCTACGGTCCCAGAGAAATGCATCCGAGGCATTTGGCTCTCCCTGATAGGGCAGTCCTCAGAGTGCGATACCACATGACACCTTTCTCCACAGATGAAAGGAAGAACCCAGCCCTCAGCAGGAGGGAAATAGAGATATCTAAGGTAATACGCGAGGCCCTGGAGGCATCTATCTTAGTAGAGACCTTCCCTAGGACCACTATAGACGTGTTCTCTGAAGTCCTACAAGCCGATGCTGGGACGAGATTAGTGGCTTTGATGTCAGCCTCACTGGCCGTGGCAGATGCAGGAATCCCGATGAGGGACCTAATAGCCGGTGTCGCTGTAGGAAAGGCTGATGGTACCTTGGTCTTAGATCTGAACGAGGAGGAAGATATGTGGGGAGAGGCCGATATGCCCATCGCGATGATGCCGTCCCTCTCTCAGGTGGCATTACTTCAGCTCAACGGAAGCCTTTCGGGGGGCGAGTTTAGGGCGGCCCTCCAAATGGCGAGCAAAGGAATCGATGAACTATATAGGATGGAAAAAGAAGCCCTAATGTCAAAGTACTCGGCTTACAAGGAGGTGAATTGA
- the rrp42 gene encoding exosome complex protein Rrp42, which translates to MSLTPSNYNIIPLIKRESIVSILEKGNRTDGRKFTDYRSLSITQGYAKKAEGSAMVRLGDTAVLAGVKVKEDVPFPDTPDQGNFIVNVELLPLAYETFEPGPPDENAVELSRVVDRGLRDSKAVDLKGLCLVPGKKVWTVWIDIDVLDYGGNVLDASMLAAVAALYDARLPKVEVNGDEVKVVKDEKGNRVPMNYPVVSVSVAKLDRFLLVDPDLEEESMAEARLSISYLEDGKIVGMQKFGNGTLSVQELDTVEGLARTSSQRLFEELKKVIASPEGGVSQ; encoded by the coding sequence ATGTCTCTCACACCGAGCAATTACAATATCATTCCTCTAATAAAAAGAGAGAGTATCGTAAGTATACTTGAAAAGGGAAACAGGACTGACGGTAGAAAGTTCACGGACTACAGGAGTCTCTCCATAACTCAGGGTTATGCGAAGAAAGCCGAAGGGTCTGCTATGGTTAGGTTAGGAGACACAGCAGTCTTGGCTGGAGTAAAGGTGAAGGAGGACGTTCCATTTCCCGATACTCCAGATCAAGGGAACTTCATAGTGAACGTAGAGCTTCTCCCCTTGGCCTACGAGACTTTTGAGCCTGGACCTCCGGATGAGAATGCGGTGGAGCTCTCCAGAGTAGTTGACAGAGGCCTCAGGGACTCCAAGGCCGTAGACCTCAAGGGATTATGTCTCGTACCTGGCAAGAAGGTGTGGACAGTGTGGATAGATATAGACGTTCTTGACTATGGAGGTAATGTCTTAGACGCCTCCATGCTAGCCGCTGTAGCAGCCCTCTACGATGCCAGGTTGCCTAAGGTAGAGGTTAATGGAGACGAAGTCAAGGTGGTGAAAGATGAAAAAGGAAATAGGGTCCCTATGAACTACCCAGTTGTTTCAGTTAGCGTGGCTAAACTGGACAGATTCCTCCTAGTGGACCCAGATCTCGAGGAGGAGAGTATGGCCGAGGCAAGGTTATCTATCTCCTACTTGGAAGATGGGAAAATAGTTGGAATGCAGAAGTTCGGTAACGGAACCCTGAGCGTGCAGGAGCTAGATACGGTGGAGGGATTAGCTAGAACGTCCTCTCAAAGACTCTTCGAAGAACTTAAAAAGGTCATAGCGAGTCCTGAGGGAGGTGTTTCTCAATGA
- a CDS encoding 50S ribosomal protein L37ae translates to MTKQTGIAGRFGPRYGSSLRKKWKEIMERRYDEHVCPFCRTTGSVRRVASGIWYCRKCETKWAGYAYTPS, encoded by the coding sequence ATGACTAAGCAGACGGGAATAGCGGGGAGGTTCGGGCCGAGATACGGTTCGTCTCTAAGGAAAAAGTGGAAGGAGATAATGGAGAGAAGGTATGACGAACATGTTTGTCCCTTCTGTCGAACTACGGGGTCAGTGAGGAGAGTTGCGTCGGGAATTTGGTACTGCCGGAAGTGCGAAACCAAGTGGGCTGGGTACGCCTATACCCCCTCCTAA
- a CDS encoding prefoldin subunit beta, which translates to MAERVPPELQAQVVKLQQLQNQLGNLIAEKNVVESELREINRILESLSTLPADSSIYKIVGNLLVKFDKASVEKELTERKEFLEIRSKAYQRQESELRKQYESVQKKVNELVSKYYKPPAGAEKV; encoded by the coding sequence ATGGCAGAGAGAGTACCGCCTGAGTTACAGGCGCAGGTAGTTAAACTCCAACAGTTACAGAACCAGTTAGGTAATCTGATAGCTGAGAAGAACGTAGTTGAGAGCGAGCTAAGGGAGATCAACCGAATCCTAGAGAGTTTATCTACACTGCCTGCCGATTCTTCCATATATAAAATAGTAGGGAACCTACTAGTCAAGTTCGATAAGGCAAGTGTAGAGAAGGAGCTTACCGAAAGGAAGGAGTTCCTAGAAATAAGGTCTAAGGCCTACCAGAGACAAGAAAGCGAACTGAGGAAACAGTATGAGAGCGTGCAAAAGAAGGTGAACGAGTTAGTGAGTAAGTACTATAAACCGCCAGCCGGAGCGGAGAAGGTTTAA
- a CDS encoding ERCC4 domain-containing protein yields MVRIYVDVREKASGVPDRLGLLGVTVIVRQLTVADYVLAEGVGLERKSVRDLASSVFDGRLFDQAERLSESYRKAFLLIEGDLGLLERYVSNFKAIDLAVASVVADYDLRLVYSRDQEESAQILKKLAEKLQEGRASNISLHSKPKLSTLREKQLYLLQSLPNVGPKLSQRILDRFPTLAEFFEAPLPKLEEVLGRAKAEEVFKLLHSSSKGKRDSNNSLLDYLESSKDEGG; encoded by the coding sequence GTGGTACGCATTTACGTTGACGTCAGAGAGAAGGCCAGCGGAGTGCCAGATAGGCTTGGCCTACTTGGTGTTACTGTCATAGTTCGGCAACTGACAGTTGCAGACTACGTCTTGGCTGAGGGGGTTGGACTTGAAAGGAAGTCGGTGAGAGATCTAGCGTCATCAGTGTTTGATGGAAGGTTGTTCGATCAAGCGGAGAGACTAAGCGAGTCCTACCGGAAAGCATTTCTCCTAATAGAGGGAGACTTAGGCCTGCTAGAGAGGTACGTTTCCAATTTCAAGGCGATAGACCTGGCAGTGGCCTCGGTCGTGGCAGACTACGATCTTAGACTAGTCTATTCTAGAGATCAGGAAGAAAGCGCGCAAATTTTGAAGAAATTGGCAGAGAAGCTGCAGGAGGGTCGCGCAAGTAACATAAGCCTTCACTCTAAACCTAAACTCTCCACTTTAAGGGAGAAGCAACTTTACCTCCTTCAGTCACTACCCAATGTGGGCCCCAAGTTATCTCAACGTATCTTAGATCGATTTCCCACTTTGGCGGAATTCTTCGAGGCTCCTCTACCCAAACTTGAGGAAGTTTTAGGGAGGGCTAAGGCCGAGGAAGTATTCAAGCTACTGCATAGCTCAAGTAAAGGTAAAAGAGATTCCAATAATTCTCTCTTGGACTACCTAGAAAGTAGTAAGGACGAAGGTGGGTAG